In Niallia sp. FSL W8-0635, one genomic interval encodes:
- a CDS encoding MBL fold metallo-hydrolase, protein MEYKQIPLGSIQTNCYLVWNDKKDCLVIDPGANGEKLIKIIQDLAVSPIAILLTHAHFDHIGAVEDVRTEYSIPVYIHSKEEDWLIDPKLNGSESFKLPKPIVTRPAEHFLDENPKMTIGDFTFQVMETPGHSPGGVTFYFKKENWAFVGDALFYESIGRTDLIGGNQRTLLNSIHEKLLNLPEETIVLSGHGRKTTIEHEMDHNPYINGF, encoded by the coding sequence ATGGAATATAAACAAATTCCTTTAGGATCAATCCAAACTAATTGTTATTTAGTATGGAATGATAAGAAGGATTGTTTAGTAATAGACCCTGGTGCAAACGGGGAAAAACTAATTAAGATAATACAGGATTTAGCCGTTTCTCCTATAGCGATTCTGTTAACACATGCACATTTTGATCATATTGGTGCAGTGGAGGATGTTAGAACAGAGTACAGTATTCCCGTTTATATACATAGTAAAGAAGAAGATTGGTTGATTGATCCGAAATTAAATGGCAGTGAGTCGTTTAAGTTGCCAAAGCCTATTGTGACCAGACCAGCTGAACATTTTTTAGATGAGAATCCGAAAATGACTATCGGAGATTTTACTTTTCAAGTAATGGAAACACCAGGACATTCTCCAGGTGGTGTAACCTTTTATTTTAAAAAGGAGAATTGGGCATTTGTCGGAGATGCACTTTTTTATGAAAGCATTGGTAGGACTGATTTAATTGGTGGAAATCAACGAACTTTACTAAATAGTATTCACGAGAAGTTATTGAATTTGCCAGAAGAGACAATTGTGCTCTCAGGTCATGGGAGAAAAACAACAATTGAACATGAAATGGATCATAATCCCTATATTAATGGTTTTTGA
- a CDS encoding MTH1187 family thiamine-binding protein, which translates to MAIVDVTVIPVGTQTPSVSAYVADIHKVLISYEKKGQIRFQLTPMNTIIEGELPTLFEVIQAMHEVPFEKGLVRVCTNIRIDDRRDIKRKMEEKVDRVLSHLEN; encoded by the coding sequence ATGGCAATAGTAGATGTAACAGTTATACCAGTAGGCACACAAACACCTAGTGTAAGTGCATATGTAGCAGATATACATAAGGTGTTAATAAGTTATGAGAAAAAAGGACAAATTCGCTTCCAATTAACGCCGATGAACACTATTATTGAGGGGGAGCTTCCGACGTTATTTGAAGTAATCCAAGCAATGCATGAAGTTCCATTTGAAAAAGGTCTTGTTCGTGTTTGTACAAATATAAGAATTGATGACAGACGAGATATTAAGAGAAAAATGGAAGAGAAGGTTGATCGTGTATTAAGTCATTTAGAGAACTAA
- a CDS encoding YqgU-like beta propeller domain-containing protein encodes MFPFGKRNTLGIVLLFTFFTLILSSCAPRQSDSASEKEAKDKNVNNNTMLPPISPIEGEFEQVYGWIKKDTICYSAKLEGIYKIYAYNIYTGKHTQLYESEAELSNVMINNNQLLIYSALSEEEGEIHIIDSKGNEILSKRLESYETDFVWNPHNENELLITVFTKEWESKVSTLDIQENVLNDFPVSTPFPQWLSTEKVMYLDWNQSNPSLYAPLKIFNLETGEEKEIDLSNIYYIDQKNDYLLTISSTVKEEEAVYTFYHTDFSKQGSVHVPRLSKFSNWLVPNYTIYKDKFLTFVPKQNGNAETYQDGFELLEVDMETGQSKRLFTDMDFEDQPIQISSDGNYFLLGYYFENMLNMETGEITSLFASNPSQ; translated from the coding sequence ATGTTTCCATTTGGTAAGAGAAACACACTAGGAATTGTTCTTCTCTTCACTTTTTTTACCCTAATTTTGTCTAGCTGTGCCCCTAGACAGAGTGATTCAGCCAGTGAAAAAGAAGCGAAGGACAAAAATGTAAATAATAATACAATGCTTCCTCCTATAAGCCCGATTGAAGGCGAATTTGAGCAGGTCTATGGCTGGATAAAGAAAGACACGATTTGTTATTCTGCTAAGCTTGAGGGTATATATAAAATTTATGCCTATAATATTTATACGGGAAAGCATACCCAGTTGTATGAGTCGGAAGCAGAATTATCTAATGTGATGATCAATAATAATCAACTTTTAATTTACAGTGCTCTTTCTGAAGAAGAAGGAGAAATTCATATAATTGATTCTAAGGGAAACGAAATACTTTCTAAAAGGCTAGAAAGCTATGAAACAGATTTTGTATGGAATCCTCACAATGAAAATGAATTGTTAATAACCGTCTTCACCAAAGAATGGGAAAGTAAAGTTTCTACATTGGATATTCAAGAAAACGTATTAAATGATTTCCCTGTTTCTACTCCATTTCCGCAATGGTTATCAACAGAAAAGGTAATGTACCTTGATTGGAATCAAAGTAATCCTTCCTTATATGCACCACTTAAAATATTTAATCTAGAAACAGGAGAAGAAAAGGAGATAGACCTGTCTAATATCTATTATATCGACCAGAAAAATGATTACCTCCTTACTATTTCAAGTACAGTTAAGGAAGAAGAGGCGGTTTATACTTTTTATCATACTGATTTTAGTAAGCAAGGAAGTGTTCATGTTCCTAGATTATCTAAATTTTCGAATTGGTTAGTACCAAACTATACTATTTATAAAGATAAATTTCTTACATTTGTTCCTAAACAAAATGGCAATGCAGAAACTTATCAAGATGGTTTTGAACTTTTGGAAGTAGATATGGAAACTGGACAAAGCAAAAGGTTATTTACTGATATGGATTTTGAGGATCAGCCGATTCAAATTTCAAGCGACGGAAATTATTTCCTGCTTGGGTATTATTTTGAGAATATGCTTAATATGGAGACAGGAGAAATAACTTCATTATTTGCGTCAAATCCTTCACAATAG
- a CDS encoding helix-turn-helix transcriptional regulator, whose product MENTLKVTNVLSDPTRFYIYQYITKRHQDVTVQEIADEFSIHPNVARLHLSKLEDVRMLHSETKKTGKGGRPSRLYRLSDEVIQFSFPFRDYQLLSSILLRSLESLGADGSKALYETGKTFGKEMMEQEIARFTNNTSSLSNEDKLRLLQNASLMTGQLPALEWNEDQTSLYFEIYNCPFKEIAMEHKDKVCTMHQSFFTGMFEALFADVQLIEKQNIISGCDQCAYKTFVQ is encoded by the coding sequence ATGGAAAATACACTAAAAGTTACAAATGTATTATCTGATCCCACTCGTTTCTATATTTATCAATACATTACTAAACGCCATCAAGATGTAACAGTTCAAGAAATTGCAGACGAATTTTCCATCCATCCAAACGTGGCAAGATTGCATTTATCTAAATTAGAAGATGTAAGAATGCTACATTCTGAAACAAAAAAAACAGGAAAGGGTGGCCGTCCAAGCAGACTTTATCGCTTATCAGATGAGGTTATACAATTTAGCTTCCCATTTCGAGACTATCAATTATTAAGCAGCATTTTATTAAGATCCCTTGAAAGTCTTGGAGCAGACGGAAGCAAGGCCTTATATGAAACCGGAAAGACATTTGGCAAAGAAATGATGGAACAAGAAATTGCTCGTTTTACAAACAATACTTCATCATTATCTAATGAAGATAAACTACGCTTATTACAAAATGCTAGTTTAATGACAGGGCAATTACCAGCTTTAGAATGGAATGAAGATCAAACTTCCCTATATTTTGAGATATATAACTGTCCATTCAAAGAAATCGCAATGGAGCATAAAGATAAGGTATGTACAATGCATCAATCCTTCTTTACCGGTATGTTTGAAGCATTATTTGCAGATGTTCAATTAATTGAAAAACAAAATATTATCTCAGGCTGCGATCAATGTGCCTACAAAACATTTGTACAATAA
- the comGA gene encoding competence type IV pilus ATPase ComGA encodes MLSIEALANRIIRDAVEQNATDIHVIPRQKESVIQFRIANHLLTRLVIATEECDKLISHFKFTASMDIGERRKPQNGSISTTINRQYIGLRLSTLPSYPHESLVIRILSDKNMLPIYHISLFPNVSRKLISLLKHAHGLIILTGPTGSGKTTTLYSLLNENAHLYQRNVISLEDPIEKPQENVLQIQVNEKAGITYSTGLKAILRHDPDIIMVGEIRDRETAHIAIRASLTGHLVLTTMHTRDAKGAIHRLLEFGIKETEIEQTLIAVTAQRLVEMVCPFCDVGCSPICYRLDDRIKRSTVFEMITGRVIADILYNRSDNWRKKYKSLGDIICKGIALGYIKQGEYERWIYDEKK; translated from the coding sequence GTGTTATCTATTGAAGCTTTAGCAAATCGTATTATTCGTGATGCGGTGGAGCAGAATGCTACTGACATTCACGTTATCCCAAGGCAAAAGGAGTCTGTTATTCAGTTTCGCATTGCTAATCACTTGCTTACTAGATTAGTGATTGCAACAGAGGAGTGTGACAAGTTAATCTCTCATTTTAAATTTACGGCATCCATGGATATTGGAGAAAGAAGAAAACCGCAAAATGGTTCCATTTCCACAACAATCAACCGGCAGTATATTGGCTTACGTTTGTCGACCTTACCTTCTTACCCACATGAAAGTTTAGTTATTCGCATTCTTTCCGATAAAAACATGCTTCCAATCTACCATATCTCTTTATTTCCCAATGTTTCACGAAAATTAATTTCTTTATTAAAGCACGCTCATGGTTTAATAATCCTCACTGGGCCGACTGGTTCAGGCAAGACCACAACGCTCTATTCCCTTTTAAATGAAAATGCGCATCTATACCAACGAAATGTTATCAGTTTAGAAGATCCTATTGAAAAACCTCAAGAAAATGTCCTCCAAATTCAGGTCAATGAGAAGGCGGGTATTACGTATTCTACTGGACTAAAAGCAATTCTTCGACATGATCCTGATATTATTATGGTTGGAGAAATCCGTGATAGAGAAACTGCTCATATTGCAATTAGGGCAAGCTTAACAGGGCATTTGGTATTAACCACAATGCATACAAGGGATGCCAAAGGCGCTATACATCGTTTGCTAGAGTTTGGAATTAAGGAGACAGAAATTGAACAAACCTTGATTGCTGTTACAGCGCAAAGATTGGTAGAAATGGTATGTCCATTTTGTGATGTTGGCTGTTCACCTATTTGTTACCGTTTAGATGATCGAATAAAACGTTCGACGGTGTTTGAAATGATAACAGGAAGGGTGATCGCTGATATTCTCTATAATCGGTCAGATAATTGGAGAAAGAAGTATAAGTCATTAGGAGACATTATTTGTAAAGGGATAGCGTTAGGTTATATAAAGCAAGGGGAATATGAACGGTGGATTTATGATGAAAAGAAATAG
- a CDS encoding M14 family zinc carboxypeptidase, giving the protein MEIKLRPGDTLWYYSQLFMVPLNLIIDSNPNVNPNKLAISESILIPGFESQVHQIKHGDTLWKIAGARNISVDSILLLNQQINPNNLKVGDKIFIPNRIIGRVVRGKKKYDYSSQQTDMNRLKEIFPFIKVHTIGKSVLGKNIDEIRIGKGTKKVHINASFHANEWITTSILMMFLNDYLLSLTNGTSIENVKTMPLYQAADLSLVPLVNPDGVDLVLNGPPESEREKVVSINGGGTDFTGWKANIRGVDLNNQFPANWEIEKERKEPKAPAPRDYPGDAPLIEPESKTMSSLAEKEKFDRIVALHTQGKEFYWGYEGLEPAESRAIADEFSRVSGYKAIQNVDSHAGYKDWFIQEFRKPGFTIELGKGINPLPLSQLDEIYHDSFGIFLASLYM; this is encoded by the coding sequence ATGGAGATAAAATTAAGACCGGGAGATACACTTTGGTACTATAGTCAGCTTTTTATGGTTCCCCTAAATCTAATTATAGACAGTAATCCAAACGTAAATCCGAATAAGTTAGCAATTTCTGAATCAATTCTCATTCCTGGATTTGAATCACAAGTCCATCAAATAAAGCATGGAGATACACTGTGGAAAATTGCAGGTGCTAGGAATATATCAGTTGATAGTATATTATTGTTAAATCAACAAATAAATCCTAATAACCTTAAAGTAGGAGATAAAATCTTCATTCCGAATCGAATTATTGGAAGAGTAGTTCGTGGGAAGAAAAAATATGATTACTCTTCCCAGCAAACAGATATGAATCGCTTAAAGGAAATTTTCCCATTTATTAAAGTGCATACGATTGGTAAAAGTGTATTAGGAAAAAATATTGATGAAATTAGAATAGGCAAAGGAACGAAAAAGGTTCATATAAATGCGTCTTTTCATGCGAATGAATGGATTACTACTTCTATCTTAATGATGTTTTTAAATGACTACTTATTATCATTGACAAATGGAACAAGTATTGAAAATGTTAAAACGATGCCGTTATATCAAGCAGCAGATTTATCCCTTGTTCCACTAGTTAATCCCGATGGAGTAGATTTGGTTTTAAACGGACCACCAGAAAGCGAGAGGGAAAAAGTCGTTTCCATTAATGGCGGTGGCACCGATTTTACTGGCTGGAAAGCAAATATACGTGGTGTAGATTTAAATAATCAGTTCCCTGCAAATTGGGAAATTGAGAAAGAGCGCAAAGAGCCGAAAGCACCAGCTCCGAGGGATTATCCAGGAGATGCTCCGTTGATTGAGCCAGAGTCAAAGACGATGTCTAGTCTTGCTGAAAAAGAAAAATTTGATCGAATAGTAGCTTTACATACACAAGGTAAAGAATTTTATTGGGGTTATGAAGGATTGGAACCAGCAGAATCGAGGGCAATAGCTGATGAATTTTCAAGAGTCAGCGGATATAAGGCTATTCAAAATGTAGATAGTCATGCCGGCTATAAAGATTGGTTTATACAAGAATTTAGAAAGCCAGGATTTACAATAGAATTAGGAAAAGGAATAAATCCACTCCCCCTCTCCCAATTGGATGAAATCTATCATGATAGTTTTGGGATTTTCTTAGCTTCTTTATATATGTAG
- a CDS encoding LTA synthase family protein yields MLKNKIEWSKISLITIATVLLWIKTNIAYITSFDIKIENSIQQFILIINPLSSLLFILGISMFFSEKNQKRYIFFSSLILSIVLYANVVFYRVYTDFLTLPLLFQTSNMSDLGSSVRELVHFTDILFFVDIILIAFIIKKKPTFLKFPKYTRVQQSIFYLFTISLAFFNLSLAETQRTQLLTRTFDRELLVKNIGTYNYQLYDIFLQTKASAQRAFADGSELTDMVNYNQANYTEPNKDMFGIAKGKNVIMVSLESTQTFTVNREVNGEEISPFLNEFIKESFYFENFYHQTGQGKTSDSEFIVENSLYPLSRGAVFFTHSGNEYQASPEILKENGYFTASLHANNKSFWNRDIMYQSLGYDRFYEINDYEVNEENSVGWGLKDIDFFEQSITHLKEMPQPFYSKFITLTNHFPFELEEEDKLIEPLTTGSRTLNNFIPTVRYQDEALKIFIERLKEEGLYENSIIVLYGDHNGISENHNKAMSEFLGEEVTPFVSTQLQRVPFAIHIPGMKGKTMSTVSGQMDIKPTLLHLLGIETKNDIQFGSDLFSESNSQFVVLRDGSFITEDYVYTKDVCYDRKTGEPIDGNACEPYTEQANLEMQYSDSIIYGDLLRFYDKEKGMLNLMEETD; encoded by the coding sequence TTGCTTAAAAATAAAATAGAATGGTCTAAGATATCACTTATAACGATTGCAACAGTTTTGCTTTGGATTAAAACAAACATTGCATATATTACTAGCTTTGATATTAAAATCGAAAATTCAATTCAACAGTTTATATTAATTATTAATCCCTTAAGCTCATTGTTATTTATTTTAGGGATATCCATGTTTTTCTCGGAGAAAAATCAAAAGAGATATATTTTCTTTTCTAGTTTGATTTTATCGATTGTATTATACGCGAATGTAGTATTTTATCGCGTTTATACAGACTTTTTAACCCTTCCACTTTTATTTCAAACAAGTAATATGAGTGATTTAGGAAGCAGTGTAAGAGAATTAGTTCATTTTACGGATATACTTTTCTTTGTAGATATAATTTTAATTGCCTTCATCATTAAAAAGAAACCTACATTCTTAAAGTTTCCTAAATACACAAGGGTACAGCAAAGTATATTTTATTTATTTACGATTAGCTTAGCCTTTTTTAATTTGAGTTTAGCAGAAACACAGAGAACGCAATTGTTAACAAGAACATTTGATAGAGAGCTATTAGTGAAAAATATCGGGACATATAACTACCAGCTTTATGATATTTTTCTACAAACAAAGGCATCGGCACAAAGAGCATTTGCTGATGGCAGTGAATTAACAGACATGGTCAACTATAATCAGGCGAATTACACGGAACCAAATAAGGACATGTTTGGAATTGCCAAGGGAAAAAATGTGATAATGGTAAGTTTAGAATCTACCCAAACCTTTACAGTAAATCGAGAAGTGAATGGAGAAGAAATCTCTCCGTTTTTAAATGAATTTATTAAAGAGAGCTTTTACTTTGAGAATTTTTACCATCAAACTGGTCAAGGTAAAACATCGGACTCTGAGTTTATAGTTGAAAATTCTTTATACCCATTAAGCAGAGGGGCAGTATTCTTTACTCATTCGGGAAATGAGTATCAAGCATCACCGGAGATTTTAAAAGAAAATGGTTATTTTACTGCTTCCCTACATGCAAACAATAAGAGCTTCTGGAATCGTGATATTATGTACCAGAGCTTAGGCTATGACCGTTTTTATGAAATTAATGATTATGAGGTAAACGAGGAGAATTCTGTTGGGTGGGGACTGAAGGATATCGATTTCTTTGAACAATCCATCACACACTTAAAAGAAATGCCTCAGCCTTTTTATAGTAAATTTATTACGCTGACAAATCATTTTCCTTTTGAGCTAGAGGAAGAGGATAAATTAATTGAACCTCTAACAACCGGTAGTAGAACGCTGAATAACTTTATTCCGACTGTTCGTTATCAGGATGAAGCCTTGAAAATCTTTATTGAGAGATTAAAAGAGGAAGGTCTCTATGAAAATAGTATTATCGTATTATATGGTGATCATAATGGGATTTCTGAAAATCATAATAAAGCGATGAGTGAATTTTTAGGAGAAGAAGTGACTCCTTTTGTGAGTACTCAATTACAAAGGGTTCCTTTTGCTATCCATATTCCAGGTATGAAAGGAAAAACAATGTCAACTGTATCAGGTCAAATGGATATCAAACCAACACTTCTCCATTTGCTTGGAATAGAAACTAAAAATGATATTCAATTCGGATCTGATCTTTTCTCAGAGAGCAATAGTCAATTTGTTGTTTTACGAGATGGTAGCTTTATTACGGAAGATTATGTATATACCAAAGATGTTTGTTATGACAGAAAAACTGGTGAACCAATCGATGGAAATGCGTGCGAGCCGTATACAGAACAGGCAAATTTAGAAATGCAGTATTCCGATAGTATTATTTATGGAGATCTTTTGCGTTTCTATGATAAAGAAAAAGGAATGCTTAATTTAATGGAAGAAACCGATTAA
- a CDS encoding cation diffusion facilitator family transporter, with the protein MGHFHGHEPSHQHGHHHHGFEKTREGNKKGLLIALFITCAIMLLEFFGGLITNSLALLSDAGHMLSDASSLFLSFIAIWFASRKPSGSKSFGYYRFEILAALFNGVTLFVIAFFIIWEAIERFTEPPTVASGTMMIIALIGLLANMISAWALLQKGDVHNNVNLRSAYLHILGDALGSVGAIIAGVFMLFFDWYVADPVISVIVALLILKSGWGVIKNSTHILMEGTPITISTADVKMELEGIEGVLNVHDLHIWTITSGLDTLSCHILIDDNKDSQEILQRAIDRMKDKFKIEHTTIQIEKSQIQHDDMNV; encoded by the coding sequence ATGGGACATTTCCATGGACACGAGCCTAGTCATCAGCATGGACACCATCATCATGGGTTTGAAAAAACAAGAGAAGGAAATAAAAAAGGACTACTTATCGCTTTATTCATCACATGCGCCATCATGCTATTAGAGTTTTTTGGAGGTCTTATTACAAATAGTCTTGCTTTATTATCAGATGCTGGCCATATGTTAAGTGATGCAAGTTCACTTTTCTTAAGTTTCATTGCTATCTGGTTTGCATCACGAAAGCCATCTGGCAGTAAATCGTTCGGATACTATCGCTTCGAGATTTTAGCGGCTCTTTTTAATGGTGTAACTTTGTTTGTCATAGCATTTTTTATCATATGGGAAGCTATAGAACGATTCACTGAGCCTCCTACAGTCGCTAGTGGAACAATGATGATTATTGCATTGATAGGATTGTTAGCTAATATGATTAGTGCCTGGGCATTATTACAGAAAGGGGATGTGCATAACAATGTGAATTTACGAAGTGCATACTTACATATATTGGGGGATGCATTAGGTTCAGTTGGTGCGATTATTGCTGGAGTTTTCATGTTATTCTTTGATTGGTATGTTGCTGATCCCGTTATATCTGTAATAGTTGCATTATTAATTTTAAAAAGCGGTTGGGGTGTCATAAAAAATTCAACTCATATATTAATGGAAGGAACGCCGATAACGATAAGCACTGCAGATGTAAAAATGGAGTTAGAAGGGATTGAAGGAGTATTGAATGTACATGACTTGCATATTTGGACTATTACTTCTGGATTAGATACGTTAAGTTGCCATATTCTAATTGATGATAATAAGGATAGTCAAGAAATTCTTCAGCGAGCGATAGATCGAATGAAAGATAAATTTAAAATAGAACATACAACTATTCAAATTGAAAAGTCACAGATTCAACATGATGATATGAATGTGTAA
- a CDS encoding ROK family glucokinase, whose amino-acid sequence MQEKWVAGIDLGGTTVKIAFLSLAGDLIAHWEIPTDNSEEGKNITSDIAKSIDAKLQELGHSKEDVLGAGMGAPGPFDYATGVIFNTVNLGWPDNFPLKARLEADLGLPVTIDNDANCAALGEMWKGAGEGSKDLVCVTLGTGVGGGVIINGDIVQGVKGAAGEIGHLTAIVENGAPCNCGKTGCLETIASATGIVRLTKERLAERHTLSVLHSVLDQEGAITAKDVFDAAKNGDELANEIVQFVAFHLGLVLANIANTLNPEKIVIGGGVSKAGDVLLTPVKENFLKFSFKSVAESTVIDVATLGNTAGVIGAAWLAKN is encoded by the coding sequence ATGCAGGAAAAATGGGTTGCAGGAATTGACTTAGGCGGGACGACGGTTAAAATCGCTTTTTTATCACTAGCGGGAGATTTAATCGCTCATTGGGAAATCCCAACAGATAACTCAGAAGAAGGAAAAAATATTACCTCTGATATTGCTAAATCCATCGATGCTAAATTGCAAGAATTAGGTCATTCGAAGGAAGATGTTTTAGGGGCAGGAATGGGCGCCCCAGGACCATTTGATTATGCAACAGGAGTAATTTTTAATACAGTTAACTTAGGCTGGCCGGATAATTTTCCATTAAAAGCTCGACTTGAAGCAGACTTAGGGCTACCGGTAACGATCGACAATGATGCGAATTGTGCAGCATTAGGTGAAATGTGGAAAGGTGCAGGAGAAGGATCCAAGGATTTAGTTTGTGTTACACTTGGTACAGGTGTAGGCGGTGGCGTTATTATTAACGGCGATATTGTGCAAGGAGTAAAGGGTGCTGCTGGTGAAATAGGTCATTTAACGGCTATTGTTGAAAATGGTGCTCCTTGTAACTGTGGAAAAACAGGCTGTTTAGAAACGATTGCTTCTGCAACAGGAATTGTTCGGTTGACGAAAGAAAGGTTAGCTGAAAGACATACTTTGAGTGTGCTTCATTCTGTTCTGGATCAAGAAGGGGCAATTACAGCAAAAGATGTATTTGATGCGGCCAAAAATGGTGACGAATTAGCAAATGAAATTGTGCAATTCGTAGCTTTTCATTTAGGTTTAGTATTAGCTAATATTGCCAATACTTTAAATCCAGAGAAAATCGTCATTGGTGGTGGTGTGTCGAAAGCTGGGGATGTGCTTTTAACCCCTGTAAAAGAAAACTTTTTGAAATTCTCCTTTAAAAGCGTAGCGGAATCGACAGTAATTGATGTAGCAACATTGGGAAATACAGCAGGTGTGATTGGTGCTGCTTGGCTAGCAAAAAATTAA